A DNA window from Candidatus Zixiibacteriota bacterium contains the following coding sequences:
- a CDS encoding peptidylprolyl isomerase: MVACGGNNNPKVKMVTSMGDIYLELYPEVAPRHVENFLKLSKEGFYDGLMFHRVIDGFVIQGGCPNGDGTGGSGENVPAEFNDSIHRDGTLSMARAADENSASSQFFICLNRLESLDNKYTVFGQTVEGLDVVHAIGKTPTTGRRGTPPNRPKEPVYIKRIEIIKE; the protein is encoded by the coding sequence ATGGTCGCATGTGGCGGTAACAATAATCCGAAAGTCAAGATGGTTACCTCGATGGGCGATATCTATTTAGAGCTGTATCCCGAAGTCGCTCCCCGGCATGTGGAGAACTTCCTTAAGCTCTCGAAAGAGGGTTTCTATGACGGTCTGATGTTTCACCGCGTGATCGATGGTTTCGTGATCCAGGGCGGATGTCCCAACGGCGATGGCACCGGAGGTTCGGGTGAGAACGTTCCGGCTGAGTTCAATGACAGTATCCATCGCGACGGCACACTTTCCATGGCTCGTGCCGCCGATGAAAACAGTGCTTCCTCACAGTTTTTCATCTGTCTCAACCGTCTTGAGAGCCTGGACAATAAATATACAGTTTTCGGGCAGACTGTAGAGGGATTGGATGTGGTCCACGCAATCGGGAAGACTCCAACCACCGGACGTCGCGGAACACCGCCGAATCGGCCGAAAGAGCCCGTTTATATCAAAAGAATCGAAATTATCAAAGAATAA